The genomic stretch CTATATACATATCGAGTGCTTTGGGGTGACTTGTGAAAGGCAcagcataaaaaacacaattaaaatacagacgctcctctacttacaaatgaAATATGTTCCGAACAGCCATTCGtacttgaaatgtttgtaagtcgttattcaacatcattttaaggatatatgcaagtacaaagaactaggatgctgggagtacgcacgctacgctgctgtgtgGGGGGAGTAGCGGTCAGAAGTCGtgctaggcggaattggcgcgctgaaaaaaaaaatgttgcggacaggaaacgggagcccaacgaACACAGTTTGGAtttacagtcctctttgttcgtatgtctgaaagtctgTGTTGTCCCAATAAATGCTACAGCTGATTGAGCTGAACAGTGCCCCCTATCAGTTGTACAGAAACAGAGCACTGAAATATTATGTCTGTAACAAAACTCCACTTCATGTGGAACTGGTTCGGAAGTTTCAAGGCAGAACAAAATGTGAAGGGTCAAGTTTGTGCAAAGTCCAGTTTATTCCAGTGCTCAATGGTATGTGTGAAACCATGTGACTGAAATACCAGGGGAAAATATTTGAAATCGTAGATTGACAATAAGCTTGAGAAACATTGAgatttttttgtcatagcttgGGGACACTGGGAGAGTATCACTAGTGCAGAAAATGCCATATTTGGTTAATATCAGCTTTTGCTAAAGTTTAGCTAAAGTCTGCAAAGCCTGACTTCTCCCTTATTCATTTACATAAGAGACACTTTCATTTCAAGTCAGGTACACATTAGTGCTGTAGATTTTTACTGAAGCAGTCCTAGATGAGGTCAGAGCATGGTCCTGGGACTCCACTCGTCTGTCATGTGGCTGTACACACCCTACAGTGATACACCACCTGTCTGTGACCTTTTGTTTGTTTCCCCCATTCATTGTGCAGTGCTGCCTTTGTGGCTCCCCTACCCCACTTTGTCTCCTTCCTCAGGGAAAGCCAGCTTCAGAGCCCAAGGAAATAGCCAGCAGCAGCGTGATCCATGACAACCCCAATCTGATTAAACCCATTCCAGTCAAGCCCCTGGAAAGGCATGCTCCCAGCCACCAACATCCCCCGCAGGTACCAATACTACCCGGGATATCTCACCTCTTTCCCAATTTCTGCACCCCTTTTATTCCACTGCTTAAGGCCTTTCTAGTACTCTCTACATCAGTTTGGCCACGGTTATGCTAGCTGTTTGGTGGGGGTGTATTCCCATGCAGCTCATTAGTGAGGCCAGCAGCAGGAATGCCAATAAGCTTAACATCAGCCCATCTTGTAACTAGGAGGCACCCGTTCACTGATATTATCCAGCAGGTTCAGGAACCACTGAGGTTTACTGCTGTGCTCTGGAAGTTCCCTAATGCTGAGGGTCCTGAATTTATGCAAGAGTTGCATTCTCAACATGCACAATTTCCAGATATTTTATACCCTCTCAATGAAAAAATGATACGTTACTTAAATAATTTCTTAAACTAGTGTAAAATGTGCTAACCTACAGTATACCGAATGGTCATTAATGGTGTCCCTTATTGTGCAATGCTCAGTCAAGCAGCCCAAAAGATGTAAGGTGGGGTGAGTCCTTAATTTCTGTGGGTTTTATTATTCAGAGAAGGTGTGGTTGACAGCTCCTCCCGTGTCTCCTGCCCCACCATTTCCAGGACACTGACACAAAACCCAAACATCATTTGCTGGCTGCCCTTTTCGGGGCGCCCTCCAGGCCTGAAGATCTGCCTCCACCTACAACATCAGGACTCGGTGGAGGGCGCCCTCCAGTGGCTCGTTCCCTATCCTACGAGGAGCCTGGCCAGAAGGGTGGCATTAAGCCGGCGCCATCTACCCCGGCCCAGCCCTGTGCAGCTATTGAGAAGCTGATGGCGGCGCAGCGTGGCCcaggggagctgctgcagcctgtgtccgAATCACCAGAAAACCGGCTGTGTGAGAACGGCGGGGCGGCTCCTACCCACAGTCGGCCCGCAGACCCCCTGCAGAGACTTTTCCCAGACCCCTCTGCTTCCTGCTGCCCCCATGGAGCCCATGCCCAGTCAGCACCAGTCCTCCACTGCCTCCAGCCAGCCCCAGCCCCGACTCAGCCCCAAACCCAGGCTGACCTTGCCCAGCCACTTTTCTTCAGCCCCAGCAAGCCCTCGCAGGTCTCCCCCCAAGAGTTGCTGCAGCGTCTTCAGCTGGTGCAGCAGGAGCTGAGTCAAGCTGCCGAGCCCCCCCGACCCCCGCTTGCACCGCGCTTCCAGGAACCATCCACCTGGGCCGATAGGGCAGCCCCTGCACCcgcccctcctgcctctgcactACCTGTCACTCACAAGCCCAACCCACTCTTCCAGGTAACTTAGCATCTTAGTGCATTCTTTACCATTCTGTATTAATAAAGAGAGAATTCAGATTTTCCCATCCAAAGTGGCTTGCTTATCACTGCTCCCCATTCGGTGAAGCAGTTTAGCTTAAAAGCCTAAAGCCATGTTACAGTAAGGGGTCAAGCTATGCTCCTTCACACCTCAATATTCCTGGAGACTACATCTATCCCACAAGACGTGCATATAAAGACATGTATCTTCGGCCTACTCCAGGTGATCTCCCCCCAGCGTATTCCCGCCACCGTGGCTCCCACCCAGTTGCTGTCGCCCATGGCCTTCTCCCAGACCAAGCCCTCCAAGCCTGTCACTGACCCGTGCCCCCCCTCCACCTCACTGATTccccctcacactctgactcGGAGTCAGCTCCAAGCCACACTTCTGCATCTCATCCAGGTGGGTCTCCAATGCTTTCGATACCCTTcataaaataaatatgcatttaaaaaagTAGCAATGAGGTTGTGTTAGGTTTCCATGATGCTGACAGACTATTGGCCAACAGAATGCTGACTTTCACTTTTTCCTATTTCCAGAATGACGCTGCCTTTCTGGACACCATCTATGAGTCTTACGTTGTCACGGTCACCCAAGATACAGCTGCAAAAAACTTCTGAATGGGCGAACTGGGGATGGACACCAATGCCACCATTTGTAGCCACTTTGTTTCAGTAATTTGACCGAAACGTCTTTAGCTGTacacatttaatttaaaattttaaagttGCAATTTGATTTTACAgttctattattatcataagAGTAAGCAGCAAGACATTTTATACGAGATGTATGCAACCTGGTCTGCCATTTTAATGTGCTTGTATATGGTGTGTCCCTGCCGTAATGAAGTGGTACCCCAGCCTTAAAAAGACTTTCTCATTAACAACAACTAGCCTGGGACCCCTGGGGGGTGTATTccacaaagcagatttttttttccattagctACAGCTTAAGCCAAATGGAAGGATTGTCCAGTAGCAATGTTACTTAGCTCTCCTCCTACTGGACGTTTTTCACATTTGGCTTTAGTTATCCAGTTAAACTTGGAAATTCTGCTTTGTGGAATACACCCCCCCCAGGTCTCTACAGTACACAGGGAAAACACCTCAGACTCAAGCCAGCTCTGTTCCGGAAACCCCATTCTGCTTCCTAAGACTCATAAGCAatggaaaatattttattttacgaaaCACAAAATAGATATTTTTCTATTGTGCCATAATGTGTTCTTGATAAGCAGGTGAAAtcctattttacattttttttgtataggGGAAAAAAAGCCCATTCTTACAAACTGGAGTCTTATGTCCAGAGTTTCAGTTTTactcatttattttaaatggataaatcaataaataaagtGTTTTGTTTTGACCATCTTAAAATGAGTATTCAGAGGTGGGAACAATACAAAGTAAttttaatacaaaataaaatcactTAATGAACTATGTAAAAAGAATACATGAtagttcagttaattatttaatCTATTATTTAGTTAAAGAAACACCGTCTACAGTCTTCAAGCAATTTTGAGTTCAGTTTGGCGGGGGTAAAACCCATTTGGATATATAATAGCTGAACATAAATATCATTTTGGATAACTTGTATGAAGACTACAGCAAACAAACCAGGAAGATTATTTCAGACATTCTAAGAAGTTTGTTTCTTTGAAACACAAACACCAGTATAGAACGCAGTTCATCACTAGTCTCCTAATATGGAAATCAAGTTGTTTTTTTAATCAATAGTCAGTGTCAAACTACGGATGAACAAGCATTCATCTCCCAAAGTGAAAATCAATTTTATGGAGTCTGTGTAACCACATAACAACAGGAGGCCCAGGTCAATAAGTGGCGGTGTAAAAACCTTTTAGTGCTATACGCTTT from Brienomyrus brachyistius isolate T26 chromosome 3, BBRACH_0.4, whole genome shotgun sequence encodes the following:
- the dcp1b gene encoding mRNA-decapping enzyme 1B codes for the protein MTTSTAGTGNCFTAKSLDISLAALKRQDPYINNIVDVASQVALYTFSNKANEWEKTDVEGTLFVYTRLASPRHGFTIMNRLSMDNLTEPITKDLDFQLQDPFLLYRNARWSIYGIWFYDKEDCQRIAELMKNLTQQEQLLAQQGEGASPGSFPARDGKGVDILQMLTKARVEYDKGKPASEPKEIASSSVIHDNPNLIKPIPVKPLERHAPSHQHPPQDTDTKPKHHLLAALFGAPSRPEDLPPPTTSGLGGGRPPVARSLSYEEPGQKGGIKPAPSTPAQPCAAIEKLMAAQRGPGELLQPVSESPENRLCENGGAAPTHSRPADPLQRLFPDPSASCCPHGAHAQSAPVLHCLQPAPAPTQPQTQADLAQPLFFSPSKPSQVSPQELLQRLQLVQQELSQAAEPPRPPLAPRFQEPSTWADRAAPAPAPPASALPVTHKPNPLFQVISPQRIPATVAPTQLLSPMAFSQTKPSKPVTDPCPPSTSLIPPHTLTRSQLQATLLHLIQNDAAFLDTIYESYVVTVTQDTAAKNF